The following nucleotide sequence is from Paenibacillus andongensis.
AAAGATTAGCTCAAAATTTGGAGAAGGACGGCATTGGTGCTGTACATTCCAAAACGGTCTACCCGAGTACTGTCAAAAATTTCGAATACCCGTACTCCTACAAATATTCCTTGAAAACGCTACAGGAAGCTGCTGCTTCCCATCCGGATTTGCAATACTATTTCGATATTCATCGGGATTCCGCTGCGCGTAGTAAAACGACCGCAACCTTCGACGGCAAAGATTATGCCCAGGTGTATTTCATCATCGGAGGTAAAAATCCGAATTGGAAAAAGAACGAGGAATTCGCGAGCAAGATTCATCAGGCGTTAGAAGCCAAGCATCCCGGCATTTCCAAAGGCATTCATGCGAAAGAAGCCAGTGAAGGCAACGGATTATATAATCAGAACTTTTCGCCAAATAATATATTGATTGAGGTCGGCGGTCCATACAATTCACTCGAAGAGTGCTATCGAACAACAGATTGGTTGGCAGATGCAATTTCAGAGGTCATTTTGAACGCGAAGAAAGTGGATGCACCGGTTGTAACCCCTAAACAGTCGTAAAAGCCAGCTTTGCTAAGGCAAAACTCAGCAAGTGCTTGCGAAGTCAGTTTTCTTACGAAAACTCTAAGTATATGCTTTCGAAGTCAGTTTTCTTACGAAAACTCTAAGGAGGATCTCAAAATGAGGCTGAGGCATTTTTATGTGAAAGTAGGCTTGTTTGGACTCTTGTTATTGTTCTGTATTTTATTCGGAGTCAGCTTGGCGTCGAGCGGTATGGATCGTATACAAGGACCTCAGCCATCCTCTAAAGCTTCGCAGGAGCCTGCTGTCAAAACGCCAACTGGAAATGTAGCACAAGTTAAGACGTCACCAACGCCATCTCCCAAAGCAGACGCAGCAGCGAAAGCTAATACTATCGTGAAACCGCAAGCTGAAAAAAAGGCGGAACCTGTTGCTGATCACGATAATTCATTAAATCATGTTGGGAATAAATTAGGGGACTTTCTGCAGATTGCATCGCATCACGGAATTAAGTTATTCGTGTCCTTGTTTGATGCCATCTTAGGGAAAGGTTAAGGGGTACATTGCTGCAACTTCCCACAACTGCTATAATGAAAATTATTTGCATGTAGTGGGGGTTAGTCTTTAGCATGACGGACATTCGAGAAAGACAACAAAGAATTCGCAACTTTTCAATTATCGCTCACATCGATCATGGTAAGTCAACACTTGCCGACCGTATATTGGAATACACGGGCGCATTATCAACGCGTGAGATGCAGGAGCAAGTTCTCGATCAGATGGATCTGGAGCGGGAACGCGGAATTACGATTAAACTTCAGGCGGTTAGATTAGCTTATCGTGCCGACAATGGCATCGATTATATTCTTAATTTAATTGATACACCGGGACATGTAGACTTTACATATGAAGTATCCCGAAGTCTTGCTGCTTGTGAAGGCGCTCTGCTAGTTGTAGACGCTGCACAAGGTATCGAAGCGCAAACGCTTGCTAACGTGTACCTGGCATTGGAAAATAATTTAGAAATTTTACCTGTTATCAATAAAATTGATCTGCCTAGTGCTGATCCTGATAAAGTAAAGCAGGAAATCGAGGACGTTATCGGACTAGATGCCAGCGAGGCTGTCCATGCTTCAGCGAAAGCCGGTATTGGGATTAAAGAGATCATCGAGCAAATTTGTGAGAAAGTACCGGCTCCGCAAGGAAATCCGGACAACCCGCTCAAAGCATTGATCTTCGATTCTCATTACGATAGCTACAAAGGTGTAATCGTATATGTGCGTGTCGTTGATGGTTCGATTAAAGCGGGCTCCAAAATCAAGATGATGGCAACCAATAAGGTGTTTGAGGTTATTGAGGTAGGAGCATTCAAACCTAGAATGTCCTCTGTACCTTCCCTCGAAGTTGGAGATGTAGGCTTCATCGTTGCGGGTATCAAGAATGTTGGCGATACACGTGTAGGGGATACCGTGACTGAAGCGGATCGCCCGTCACCTGAAGCGCTGCCAGGCTACCGTCGGATCAACCCGATGGTGTTCTGCGGACTATATCCGATTGAAACGACGGATTACAACGATCTGCGTGAAGCTTTGCAGAAGCTGGAGCTAAATGATGCTTCCCTGCGTTTTGAACCGGAAACATCGACGGCTTTAGGTTTTGGCTTCCGATGCGGATTCTTAGGTCTGCTGCACATGGAAATTATTCAGGAGCGGATTGAGCGTGAGTTCAATATTCCGTTAATTACGACGGCGCCAAGCGTTATCTATCGCATCACATTAACGAATGGCGATGTGATAGAAATCGATAATCCATCGAACTATCCAGATCCACAGCGAATAG
It contains:
- the lepA gene encoding translation elongation factor 4 codes for the protein MTDIRERQQRIRNFSIIAHIDHGKSTLADRILEYTGALSTREMQEQVLDQMDLERERGITIKLQAVRLAYRADNGIDYILNLIDTPGHVDFTYEVSRSLAACEGALLVVDAAQGIEAQTLANVYLALENNLEILPVINKIDLPSADPDKVKQEIEDVIGLDASEAVHASAKAGIGIKEIIEQICEKVPAPQGNPDNPLKALIFDSHYDSYKGVIVYVRVVDGSIKAGSKIKMMATNKVFEVIEVGAFKPRMSSVPSLEVGDVGFIVAGIKNVGDTRVGDTVTEADRPSPEALPGYRRINPMVFCGLYPIETTDYNDLREALQKLELNDASLRFEPETSTALGFGFRCGFLGLLHMEIIQERIEREFNIPLITTAPSVIYRITLTNGDVIEIDNPSNYPDPQRIDFVEEPYVKASVIVPNDYVGTIMELCQGKRGEYLNMEYLDTNRVTLTYEIPLSEIVYDFFDMLKSRTKGYASFDYEVSGYKKSNLVKMDILLNSEQVDALSFIVHRDTAYHRGKIICDKLKELIPRQMFEVPIQAAIGQKIVARETVKAMRKNVLAKCYGGDISRKRKLLDKQKEGKKRMKQVGSVEVPQEAFMAVLKIDE